The genomic stretch TCTATCATATGTCTCAATCAAACAAAAATAGGTTCATCATCGAATTTGACCTAAGCTACTAAGAATCTAGCTACTCATATTAGTTTACAACAATACCAATAGCATAGAtgaaaatatcataaaaaatcACTGAAGAAGGAGAAAATGGCTTCAATGGTCTCCAAAAGCTGAAAAAATCGTCCTAAAAAAGCCCTTTTTTTCGTACTGGTAGTCAAAcccctttctcttctttctttcccttTTATAGCCACTAAATACATGTCAGGTAAAGACTCTAACGCGGCCGCGCCACTCACCCACGCGGGCGTGTTGTCCAATCAGCTCTTCAACGCGAGTGCACAATTCTTCAACGTGGGCGCGTTGGCATGTAGCGTGAGCGTGTTCTAGACGCGTGAATTCCAATAACTTCAGCGTGTTTTTGATCCTTTTCCACCAATTGTCACACTAATTCCTTTTCTTCACCCAAAATCACTTACTTTTCGTTTTTTCTCTCACTTAATTGATTCTATCTTGCTCAATTCTTGTTAAAATTTGACAGTTTTTCTTGCTAAATGATGTGTACTAATAGCCCGTCATCATGGACACTTGCTTTAGTAGCTTGAAACGAGGCTTTAAGTTACATTTCATTTGAGTGCCATCATCAGATGGTTAAGTTCATCAAACTCTAATGAATAGGTTTGCATCTTTATCTGCTTAATCGTTCACGCTTGACTTATCATAAAGACAttagttgtcatcttcaaagttGATGTCCTTGTTAAAAgtatatcacctgcaaaacaaggttccagAGTTTCCTCCATTGATTCATTGTTCAttgcttcatcttcttcacgCGACACTATACATTAGGGAAAACTAAACATTCCTCCAAAAGTTGATTCTTCACAAATTCTTTTGGATGTTTATTCTTCATTGTCTTTATTTTTAAGGAATCTGCTTGTTCAAGGTTCTTCATATTTTCTAATCGATGAAACTTCTTTCTCAAATATACGACTAGATGAAGCCTCTTTATCATTTCCATCGAATGATTGTTTATCTATTAAGATCGTTTGTTCAAAGGATTCTAAAGGTGTTGTTCTTTCACTTTTATATTTGAGTATTTCTCatggtgaagatgaagatctttCTAGTATGTttgatatttcttcttcttcctcaagtAACTAGATCAACTCATTTAATTTCTTGATGATCTTATTTCCAGATTCTTCCTGAAACTCGGCAAAGATACTACCATCTTTTGAATTTAAGATTGGATTGATTTTTGATcgattcttaaattttttttggtCATTATATTCAATTTAATTAGATTATCTTCAAAATTTGTTTAAGAATAtttcaatatattaaaattattattatctatgaTTTTTAATTAAGGATATTtgtatttcatttaaaaaaatgaagtatttcttataataaatttatattcttcTATGTTATTCTTATAAATAGGGCAGATCCaagatttgaaaaataatttctCTCAagtagaaacaaaaaaaaatagatgagtaataattaaacaacaaaaatagCCATTCCCTCTTAATAGataactaaattaaaaaaatagatttttaccAAGTATTTTTCATAAGTTTTTAATATTTCATGGATAGTAATAGAATTATTCTTTAAACTTTTTGAAATAACTTTATCATATTTACTTCTTACTTAAAATTCTAATGTTATTTCTTAAATACACAAATCATGTCATCTTTTATTTTAACATCTCTTTCAAACTACTAGTACTAGAATAATAAATAATTGTAATTGTCATACTTTCTTTTCTTAatcaacaaataaaatacaaataagataaaaattaaattattgactaaaaaatatttttatcattacGAGAAATTAAATTAGGTTTCACTTATTTAAGTAAAATATTTACTTTGTCAACAACCTATTCAACCTTATCGATTACATTCATGtaaaaaaaagcatttaaaaagCCTAGATATGATGAACTATCTAAACAAAGCCGAATCAAACTCATTTGAAATttccaagagagagagagagaatggacCAAAATCAAAGCAAACAAAACCGCCACGTGTCACAAAATGGTCCAACAAGCAAGCAACGTTTCCCATTCCATGACTCAACCAAAACCAACACACAACATTATTTTTCTCGCCACTCTCTCTCCGGGTACACCGTACCCTTTCACCGGGTCCCACGCCTCCTTCCACGCTGGCACTTCGCACGTGCCCACTATTCTCACCTTACACTGTTCCCTCTCAACCCTGCCACACACGTTTCTCCTGGGTCCCACTTTTATCACGTTGTTCTTCCTTCCACGACCAGAATTATAACTAAACAACAACCTTGGACTCTAGCGTTTCCTACGTGGCATTTCTTAGTTGGCACAGTTACGTGGCTCTTTTACCATTTTTACAATTTTACTAATCTTACTACATaaatttactaaaatacccttgAAAATGGCAATAACTTCTCTTCATCAATTTTTTTTCCTCAGAATTTAtttatagaaaagaaaaaaataataattaatgtcTGTGATTCACAGAAACAAACACTATCTTTACTCTTTCTATTTTTCCAAAACtgatttgattattttaataGTAATGTGTGGACTGTGGACCATACCAAGCAAAACTTTGAAAAACCCCACCACCCTATAGAGTTGTCAGCATGCTATTTATTGTATCTTCCATTTTCATTTCactaattgtatttatatttgtatCTATCTTCCTTTCCTTTCATTTCATTCATCCACTCACACCAGCGAATACTCCAAATTAAAACCCACCCCAAAACCGCATATAAACATCCCAAAACAACCCATAAGGCCATAACATTTCATAGTTCATACTTCATACCCTtcatttcttctctttgtttCTCCATCATGGCCGTTGAGGCTCGCCATCTTCACCTCTTTTCCCCTCAACTCATAACCAACAGGTATACATCAAATATAAAATAACCGCaaattctttctcttttctcttttctttacCTCTATtaactttttttgttttgttgagaTTTTAATattctgttttgatttttgtaGAGAAATGATGAACCCGGTTGAAACGAACGTGAACAACATCTACAACAACATGGGTTATTCTTATTCCTCTGTTCCACCACCGTCTTCTATCAAAACCGCTGCGACGGAGGCTCTTATTCTACCGCCGTACAACTCTATAACCGCTGATTCGTTGCCTCAGAAAACTGCCATGAACTCTGATAGCGGTTTAACTTATAACGTTCCGTTGAGAAAACGTTCGAGAGATTCTAGAGACTATTCGAATTCAATCAATTACCCGTTTCAGAATTCTTATCTTGCTCCTTCAACGGTTCCACAGAATAACAAAAGTTGTGCTTCTTCGTCTTTCTCTTTTCTTGGGGAAGATATTTCCCTTCAAATCCAACGGCAACAACTCGACATCGATCAACTCATTGCACAACAAGTAAGCACTCTGAGTCCAATATCATGTTTCATTTCGTATGAAACATTTATTATTTAGAGAAGAAAATCTcattttttgtcttttttgtttATAGATGGAGAAGGTGAAATATGAGATTGAAGAGAAAAGGAAGAGACAAGCGATGAGGCTGATTCAAGCAATTGACATGAGTGTGACAAAGAGATTGaaggcaaaagaagaagaaatagagaaAATTGCGAGAACAAATTGGGCTTTAGAAGAAAGAGTCAAGTCACTTTGCATGGAGAATCAAATATGGCGTGATTTGGCTCAAAGCAATGAAGCCACAGCCAATGCTCTTCGCTCCAATCTCGAACAGCTTCTTGCACAACGCATCGGTAATGATAACGGAGATACTATTTCTCCGGTCGGTCGACACGTTGCTTTGATCGACGATGCTGAGTCTTGTTGTGACAGCAATGAGAGTATCAACGATGAAGAAAATGTAGCGGAATGGCGAAGTGTaggtgataataataataatggtagaAACATGAGAAACTGCTCCGGTGACGGTGGAGATAGTGGAAGCAATTTTGTGAATAGCATGAAACTATGCAGCAACTGTGGGAAAGATGAATCATGTGTGTTGATTTTGCCTTGTAGACATCTTTGTTTATGTGGTGTTTGTGGGTCTAATCTTAACATTTGTCCCATTTGTAAATCTTTCAAAACTGCTAGTATCCATGTTAACATGTCATGAACATGAACCAGAACATGGAAAAATTACATTAGCAAAGTAGTTTGTTAGAGAAAAAAACTTTTACTTGAAtgaatggtaaaaaaaaaaaatcattttgatctaGAATCACTTCTTCAAGTTCtgcttatttgtttttattattacatTATTGTATTATTGCAGTGTAAAAATAAAATGTGAAAACAAGAGAAATGGATGTGGGTGGGACCCACGGGCCATTGATCTATCTACCTGACAGTTCCCCAATAGAGAAACGAGGTAAACCTCGTAGGGATAGATTAGAAGACTAGAAATAGGTGCGCGTGGGGGAAGGCGCGTGGAGTCAACGTGGTAGGGTAAAGAAAGCGACGAGTGTGCGGCAAAAGCTGACACGTAAGACGCGCGCAAATGTCGCTGTTGTTGTGTCTGTCTGCAACGGCCATAATAACTCACTCTTTTAACCAAAAGCCAATTCATAAACGCAACCCCACACGTTTTTTCTACACCCGTGCTTCCCAACACACATCACAATAAAAACAAAATCTTATCTTAATCTCCGTAAACATGCTTTTATAAGGAAAGTTAAGTGATGTTCGGTTAAGAAAACGGTGGCGTTTTCGTATTAATGTGATGTTAATTTCGAGGCGGTGCAGTGGATGGATATTGTATGGTTTTGGGAAGTGTGATAATTATAAAGGCGGTGATGGTGGTTGAGTGTGGCGTGTTGTACGCTATCTACTGTGTGACCCTATTTCACTatctcatcaatatcatcaaataAAGACTCTAGCTAGATTCAGTAAAAACAGTATCAGCCCCTATTATATTCCTCCTTTATGTCTACCTCATATTGAGatgacattttaattaaaaaataatttttatatcaaGTGAGATAAAATTCTTACATATTTCTGCACATCTCTGTATAATTATCGACTAAGTTTGTCTGATGTCTCTGTATAGCTACCGACTGTATTTTATTGTCTGGTAAAGATAATGTTAGTTTATGTCTCTGTATTATTATCGACTAAATTTGTCTGATGTCTCTGTATAGCTACTGATTGAATTTTATTGTCTGATAAAGATAATGTTAGTTTAAGTAGGGTAGGAGGTACGGTTGTTCTGTGGGGTAATAATTGTGTGTGTACAAAAAAGATAGAGGTGCAGTGTAGGAGATTTTACGGCACGCGGTTAAAAATGGGAAACACTTTTATCATTACATGTTACGTTTTGGTTGTTCTGCTCTCTCTGCTGTACTACTGTGCTGTTTTGTTTCAGTTTTTATTTTCTGATTCTTTTCTATGACTGAATAATGAAATTGCTTTTTCCGAAAGAACGGGTACTATTTTCAGTGTTTTTGCGTTTTTTTATATCTATGGGGAAAAGAGAACTTGAGAAAGGGAAAAATGTTGATGAAAATGTGGGTTGGATGACATGTGAGGAGCACGTGACTGgtcaattcttttttattttaagtcaATTGTAAGCAAAAGAGGTGGGAATCTTGGGGCATGCGTTTTTTCTTTTTGAGAACCTTGAGTTTATTTTTTGGAAAATGTTACTAACAATgcctttaaaaattaaaagaaattattttgtaTAGAAATAATTGGTTTTTTGATATTGATTTTGTTTTTCACTATGTAATTAGGTTTTTTGTCTAgtactttttttgtttgttttgtcttTGGTGAAACTAAGTTTATGAATGACTATGGATATACTTTGCATTTGAGATGATTGATCATTTtaatagtttatttattttgacttttttaaaaaaagttgtttttatagTACAAAATAATTATTACATTTATGTTAAATTATCAGACATTTTAGACATtttacacaaattaaaaaaatataataataaaaagtgaaattaaaaaaatatgaaaaaaagagtaataaataatagaaagtatattgaaaaaaataatcaTTATGTTAACTATAAAATAGAGCGAGTCATAAACTAAAAACATCTTATACATTAGTTTTTTTATATCATCCAATTCAATTGTTCATCACCTTAATTGTATGGGAGTAGATATAAGACATAGTTGATCATGACAAAGACATTTTGCGATCAAATCATGTCGATTGTGATTTCGTGTAAGACATTTGGAAATTGTAAATAAACGAAGCGGATTATATAACGAAAAATCGTGCATAACTATTTTGTATAATAGTCATAATATAAGAAGACTAATTATTGGTTCAAGAAAGGAATAACCACATGAAACTGACAGAGTTTGAAGGAGAGGCTTAAGCGTTTCTCTTATCATAAGTCTCAACCATTGGTTTAGTTAGTTCATTTTATAATCATTAACACACCAAATTCAGTCGCATTGTGCACTcccatttaattatatattttacgtTTCTGATAACAAGTATAATTTTAGCATCCTTgtcgaaataaataaaattcatataGAGTCGATATAAATTTACTTACTACTTGTGACTTTAGTTGGCATATACTATACTATGCTgctatttttaatccaaaaatgttCTTAGACTACTCCAAACAATGTCTAGTGTAGAAGATTAAATTACTACCTAATAATGCATGAAAAATAAAGGAAAGCAATAAAAATGTGTAAATATTTGTTTGAGTGATTGTGTGGGTTAGAGTTTAGACACTCTTATAACGCGGTATCTACAAACTTAGAATAATAAAGCAATATGCCCTAATATTACTTTCCATGTTTTTGGGATACTTCCTacgatattataatatattaaatgtaATCCTGATTAACACCACTAATGTTGGTAACTAGTATGTAGGATGAGTCACAACCCTAACTCTAAATCTCCTTATAGACAAAGTTAATTTTTGTGACATTATCCATTCACGTTCTTTATCACACCTTTTATTTATACAAGTAGATCGTCATGCAAGTTTTGGATTTGGTGAGCTAATATTTAGCTCATACGACTAAGTTAAGAGCATAAGTGTACTATAGTGTATGATTTTTCGGTTGTCACCTATTCATGTTTTTTACATTCTTATTTTAAAGGGAACGAATGTCCATCCATGTGTTGTCATTTAAGATGACCCCGGGGTCAATAGTTAACACTGGCATGAATATAAAACATATATGAGTTTCTAGACAGAGATGCTTTATCTTCTCTCTAGAACCTCCCCTCCCCCACAAACCTTTAGGGTTTGATGGTGGCCGCCTCCCACCTTCATGGTGGCTTCCATCTACCACCTTTATGATGGTCATCCCCTCTATGAAGGGCAATACCTCTTTCATACAACCTCACTCTTATTCTTCCACCGAAACTAACTTCCTTATTGGATATCCCCTTTCTCCATCGCGAACCACTATCAAATCGTCTTTCTCTATGCTGATTCGGCGTCGCCAGAGTCACCACCACTAGGAGATGGAAAGCTTGTTAAGGTTGTTCTTAGCATCTCAAACTTAACAAAGGTGTGTGTAAATCTCTCCTATGCTTCTACTCCCATATTTTTGATGTTGGCTACGTTCCGTCCACCTCTAAAACCACCATGGATTTACTACAGATTGAAATTTATCTATCTTTCATATCtatctatttttgttttttttttgtctatttaATACTTTTGTCTTTTGGGATTCAAGTCTGCACACTTGGTGTTTGAGAAAAAGCCTCAAAAGATTATTGTGTTTTGGAGCAACACTATCTCTTGTAATCAATTAAGTTTTGAGCATTCCATAAAAATGGATAATCTTGAGATCAAAGGAGGTCGAAATGCGCAAACATAAGTAAAAAAAATCATCCTTAATTAGATTTAGAAAAAGACTATGGATTCTTATTCCTATATTGTCACTAATGTTGTTCTTAAGAGAGTTGATGGaaggatgatatattgttgtttctGGTTTGTTGTGTCTTTTTAGCTTGTGACCAATCTATGTGTAATGTCTTTTATGTTTATGCAATTTTTACTAGTAGAGATACTTCTAAACTATGGATGGGGTGTGTCCTATATCATATGTCTCTTGATGGTTGTAATGCCTTATGGCTATTCACTTAATGAGATGGTGTTTTCTATCAACAAAAAAAGATGACCTTGGGGTCAGTTTTATCTTATTTGCTCTCTTAGAGCCACTATCTTTATCATAACACATACAAAAGTTGTTATATGACATTTTCACTTGGTGAAGTATATGTCGCAACCTCTTATACTCTCATTATAATTACCACAACAAATCTCTAATAAGATCTAATAATATCCTCTAAATACATTTAAACTTGGTTTTCTCATTTAGTCATAAATCGATTAATCAATCATGCATTACTTGATTTTAGTGTCAGTTGATTGTGATGCAACAAATAGAAAAATCCTTCTAATATGGCCTATATCAACCTCTTAGTTCATTTGGACTTGGTATTAATGTTTAGTCATTGCGCAACAACTGATTCAATTATTAGTCAATTCTACATCCGATGATTCCAACATATGCTGCCCGTGATGTAGGTTATAGTCAAATACTCTCACTTTAGCATCATAGTTGATACCTTATTCAACCAATTAGTCACCCAAGAATGAATTTAGTTGTCAGTCAATTTTACATTTGATTTGTTGTAATATACCTTAAAACCTCAAAtgagaaaaaaagaatgaaaaaaatatatatttcggTATTGATAGTTTTTTGGGCTTATTCACGTTTTATTagttataaatatagtttttctCTCATTTGTTATAATCAAGCTTTAAGGTAGAAATCATAGGGAAAAGCAAAGGATAAAATTTATAGAATTATATTTCAGGAATTTTGCACATTTATGGTTATCCAAAAAATTGGTAAACACTTTAAATATTTTGGACTTgtgtgattcttatattgagagttgaatatattaaaaaacacttgCGTAGAAAATAGAATTTGTTCTTGAGAATTTGAAAtgttattttcttgtaactcatttaaAATCTCTTGTAACAATTTTTAAAGTATAGTAAATTGAAAAGTTTCTCTCTCCCTTAGACGTAGTTCGGTTTGATCGAActagaaaaataaattttttgtgttctcgcctattattatttttattgcttGAGACCATTTATCTGATTATCATTAATCTTTGTCTCatacatcaatttttttaatgtaattaaactctaaataattatttaaaagtgattttaatttattatatcaaTTTTACGAAAGATTCCAATATCAACTAATTGCCATAACCAAATCACTCCACTTGAGTCTAGTGAACAAAACATAAATTTgacttttttattaaaacaatttCTTTGATGAATATTTAAACAATGTTTTTAAAGTCCATGTTAGCATGCCATTTATTTTATTGAAACATGTCACTATAGTTGCTTGTATAAATAAACaaatggcatgaagaggaagctAGTGGTAATTGATGttataataaagaaataaattgatgtgCAGATTCAAATGTGCAATTTTCAGAGTGTGGAAcatttaatagattattttaattgttaaatgttTTGAATAAAAAAACCAACGACTCATGTAGTGAATGAGTGATGATCACAAAATGTGTaactttttgttaaaaaaaataatattgtattctTAACTAGTACTAAAAATAATGAAAGCAACTAGgaagaataaattaaataatgCTTTTTTATATATAGATAAGCAAGAGTCACAAAACTTTTGTGGGggtaaattataaaagaaaactattgtatattaataaaatgtaaaatattaacattGTTAAAACTTCAACTACATGACATAAATATTGGAACAACTTCTAAATTTATAGATGGTAGGATACTGAATTTtcaattgattttatatgatgaaAAACGATTCAAGCATTTTAGAAGAtgaaatatgataaataaataattatgaagCAAGAGGTAGGAGGTCACAAAGAGAGGTGAGGGTCGTGAGAGTTTGGGTGGCAAGAACAAGTCAATGGTAGCAAATGAGTCGCTATTGACATGAAATTCAATTTGACTAattataagaatgatataaataACTAACACTAATATGTGTGCAAAAGATGTCATTTTTGGATAAAACCATTGGTTTGAAAACAATTAGCGCTGGTTTTGTCTTATATacttatataatttaaatatcaTTAGTCTTTTAATAAAGAAAACTAAAATTTTAATACAATATATCTTGGTAAACAAATCAACTATCTAAGGAGAAAACAAATAATAGAGTAACTATTCTATGATAAAAACGACGAGAGAAAAGTGATAATCAATCTCAATATATTTGATATGTTAACGAAATA from Vicia villosa cultivar HV-30 ecotype Madison, WI linkage group LG4, Vvil1.0, whole genome shotgun sequence encodes the following:
- the LOC131594611 gene encoding probable BOI-related E3 ubiquitin-protein ligase 3; translated protein: MAVEARHLHLFSPQLITNREMMNPVETNVNNIYNNMGYSYSSVPPPSSIKTAATEALILPPYNSITADSLPQKTAMNSDSGLTYNVPLRKRSRDSRDYSNSINYPFQNSYLAPSTVPQNNKSCASSSFSFLGEDISLQIQRQQLDIDQLIAQQMEKVKYEIEEKRKRQAMRLIQAIDMSVTKRLKAKEEEIEKIARTNWALEERVKSLCMENQIWRDLAQSNEATANALRSNLEQLLAQRIGNDNGDTISPVGRHVALIDDAESCCDSNESINDEENVAEWRSVGDNNNNGRNMRNCSGDGGDSGSNFVNSMKLCSNCGKDESCVLILPCRHLCLCGVCGSNLNICPICKSFKTASIHVNMS